The stretch of DNA AAGTATCTGTTTACTCCATAAGATTCCTAACTACTTCCTGTTGTAGTTTGGACAGTGTTTGTCTGAACTCTCGGTTCCTACGTCAAACCCGCTCCCTGTGGCGATGTCACTCCCCTTGAAGACCGGTGTAAGTTGTCCTACAGAACAGTAGCTGTGTGTTCCGTTAGAGGTGTTCTGTTTCCCCTGGCGGTGGTTACCGTGGTTACCGGGATGCGATGGGGGGTCTCCAGGGAGGAATGCTGAAGGGAGATGTAGACCAGGTGGGATATTACGGTACATCAGTTCCCCCGGGCCCTCAGTTCTGAGCAGCGTGTTgttctagtgttctctctctctccttcaacaTAAAAGCGCCTGGTCTTCCTCTATCTCTGACACCAGCTGTGGTTCCCGGGCCTTTGTAGAAGAGACACCCTGTCAGCAGTAAGCATAGCACTTCACATCCACAGAGGGAACGGATGACGGATCATTTCAAGCGCCCAGGCTGCCGCTACAGTTACTTATACCAAGtcccagtttgtgtgtgtgtgtgtgtgagagagagattggcTCGTCTGTGTTTGTGTACATCAACGGTGTACACCTGAGAGAAAGATAAGagccaggctgtgtgtgtgtgtgtgtgtgtgtgtgtgtgtgtgtgtgtggctgctgaggggaggacggctcataatattGTCTGGAAGGGAGTAGTTGTAATGGGAgaatgcaatgtgtgtgtgtgtgtgtgtgtgtgtgtgtgtgagaatgcaatggtgtgtgtgtagttgtaatGGGAGAATGACGGCTCATAATATTGTAGTTGTAATGGGAGAatgcaatggtgtgtgtgtgtagttgtaatGGGAGAAtgcaatgctgtgtgtgtgtgtgtaatgagtgtgtgtgtgtagttgtaatGGGAGAATGCaatgctgtgtgtgtagttgtaatGGGAGAAtgcaatgctgtgtgtgtgtgtagttgtaatGGGAGAAtgcaatggtgtgtgtgtagttgtaatGATATCAGAGGTTATTTATATTTAGAAGGTGTTTTGATTCCATTCACTCCGTTCCAGCCgtcattatgagccgtcctcccctcagcagcctccactggtgtgtgtgtctcccctgtctctctgacacTCTTATCTGGCACCCCTCTCTGACACCCTTATCTGACAccctctctgtcaccctctctgACACCCTTATCTGACACCCTCTCTGACACCCCCTGGCTGTAGGATGCACACCTCCAGCACCACGTGTAGTCTGGGTTCTTCTGACGAGAACACCGTGAGCCAGGCAGACGATGGGTTAAAGACGGTCCACCTGGAGTTAACGGAGACCTGTCTGGACATGATGGCTCGATACGTCTTCTCCAACTTCTCAGCGCTGCCCAAGAGGTACGCACGGACGGGGGGGTTGACCACGGGATATTTCTGCCTTTATTAGTGACCTCGTGGGTCTTCACTCTAGTCTTCATTATTCACCCAATCACAACGGGGGTAAAGGACACGAGGTCTTCTATGATTATCAACTGCCATAAGCCCTCGGAACGAAGTGACCTTGACTTGACCCCTGACCCTTAACCTTTGCCAGGTCTCCTATAGCAGAGTTCCTTCTTGCGGGGGGTCGCAGTATGACCTGGCTGGTGGGTAACAAGCTGATCACCATAACGACCAGCGGTGGGGTCAGGAGCCAGGCCCTACTGGGGATGGACATGGCTgagaggctgggaggagggggagagatgaccaggtaaccacacacacacacacacacacacacacacacacacacaggagccagGCCCTACTGGGGATGGACATGGCTgagaggctgggaggagggggagagatgaccaggtaacacacacacacacacacacacacacacacacgcacacacacacacaggagccagGCCCTACTGGGGATGGACATGGCTgagaggctgggaggaggggagagatgaccaggtaaccacacacacacacacacacacacacacaggacacactggGGATGGACATGGCTgagaggctgggaggagggggagagatgaccacacacacacacacacacacacacacacaggagccagGCCCTACTGGGGATGGACATGGCTgagaggctgggaggagggggagatgaccaggtaaccacacacacacacacacacacacaccacacacacacacacacacacacacacacacactggggatgGACACTGagacacaggtaacacacacacacacacacacacacacaggagccagGCCCTACTGGGGATGGACATGGCTgagaggctgggaggaggggggagagatgaccaggtaaacacacacacacacacacacacacacacacacacacacacaggagccaCACTGGGGATGGACATGGCTgagaggctgggaggagggggagagatgaccaggtaaccacacacacacacacacacacacacacacacacacacacacacacacacacacacactggggatgGACATGGCTGAGTatctgggaggaggggagagatgaccaggtaaccacacacacacacacacacacacacacacacacacacacacacacacacacacacacacacaggagccagGCCCCACTGGGGATGGACATGGCTGAGAaggctgggaggagggggagagatgaccaggtaaccacacacacacacacacacacacaacccatacacacacacacacacacacacacacacacacacacacacacacacacacacacacacagtaacccatatatacacacacggtaaccacatacacacacacacacacacacacacacacacacggtcacacacacacacacacacacacacacacacacacacacacacacacacacacacacacacacacacaggagcccT from Oncorhynchus keta strain PuntledgeMale-10-30-2019 unplaced genomic scaffold, Oket_V2 Un_contig_20633_pilon_pilon, whole genome shotgun sequence encodes:
- the LOC127920804 gene encoding tuberin-like; the protein is MHTSSTTCSLGSSDENTVSQADDGLKTVHLELTETCLDMMARYVFSNFSALPKRSPIAEFLLAGGRSMTWLVGNKLITITTSGGVRSQALLGMDMAERLGGGGEMTRSDPSLHTRQTKEAPGQTGVPVQSTAQQSLTHQSTIHVRWPCPPCRSSPEPQPPGLTL